In Elgaria multicarinata webbii isolate HBS135686 ecotype San Diego chromosome 15, rElgMul1.1.pri, whole genome shotgun sequence, one genomic interval encodes:
- the SHROOM4 gene encoding protein Shroom4 isoform X3 produces MVPWSGRRGRRSGPNPTRSRRSSSNSSSRRAWRAGCWSPSSTCTCNSRAARPGASPSRAGWSTASPSSCPRRNVPVIRPHSWHLAKLSEVRTEVATMHFPADAFSLSWHSGCDTSDLPLPWTPLSRHCSSTDKSSSLGSMESLDQPSQTYYEGSLSPIDQAMYQNKRDSAYSSFSASSNTSDSALRPEESGSAECAQTGQPLDPRYLQTGGEGGEPAGGVSLHCLGLRPASSTQASPFLGLAKAAATPPQPPVRQDSLRACNPEAPRTDSLHAKGRWASDTSLCTRSRDPRGPGGQSASAGHTKEPLSTDQYYLLSSHTDQHPAMEKGAASTEGLSKEDCGTVALDDPPTPADGTDLEAKLGSQEAWKGWSGPMGHRHSAPEQLLAAQLKALNVAPGQEGPRWTVSPLHTAQKSTRAPELWQGRDHNGQSTPLQAEEPGPCPAAVEGSRSPKSSQAGLERPRSASAELAPSLPLHPSGDAGPGLQAAPSTEALAEGERDLEGGPAARRGHRSAQMRRRSDRFATNLRNEIQWRKAQLQKSKGSAALLCGEQSVQETEEPADVPSPPAPPAPPAPSPLPPAVESRPPSSAPLRETPPKRWGSELSVFGGESASHSPSRTGPPAPEPRWASPLPELERPQRAVPPTPGGGRRGRWRWSPEHKLQPHDGGLPATELASPSRLPEESGLLPFADRRRFFEETSKPLSSAHLSSHQGRLGVPQPPRMEEQNAFQPFSSERRDRRRHSVDQSYGPPSSPPVFPDFRADAPGIYKPLARHGGDCECWRPPPCSFAPREACAYCYGDRFPPLLQRNVSVPSSHCAHRCHPRPWSRCSDCCCPAQRKLLEDGGPWQGRKPFQMEFPVDEWEPPAINRKSSQSMSELVQHKMGFARVGPFWTCCETVEPEWPPFCRSGSTRNLSWDCERPGRAAESPPYEEGPGETHRHPLRERAYSESHLCVERAGASGREKREAPLAKLEETGLESPPRMAQKKGPPPPRPPPPNWEKYRPRRASHNQLLLPKAGLAGRPEGPGAPSQSGNEAARQRSQSLPLEQVWNEAARLQRYAAGSDAPLPGEQGNLRYYCHSSPRRTPEWPTPDTSERSGSSRPASSLEVEEEEEEEEEEVAAPEPTWEEEQNRSAGRNSEQPPACTPGLASTEHDSAPEGAGGESCPPRVASATLPLRLNSAELMRDVVGRDRSLASVLSPTLGLVTAAEVMGDLFSPGECPVWKGQDWAPQAEGVEHSQRPQTRPVSPTYGGAISPTSCSAYYNMSAGKAELLNKMKELPESAAASSEEEELDHDLARKKVQLIESISRKLAVLQEAQRGLQDDVTANVALGKEVESHVKGVCKPHEFEKFRLFIGDLDKVVNLLLSLSGRLARVENALGGLDSNAPEEEKLALLEKKRQLTAQLEDAKELQEHVARRERVVFASVSRCLPGEQLQDYQHFVRMKSALAIQQRQLDDKIKLGEEQLRCLRESLRRAPRDY; encoded by the exons GAGGAACGTGCCGGTCATCAGGCCCCACTCATGGCACCTGGCCAAGCTTTCCGAGGTCCGGACTGAGGTGGCCACCATGCACTTTCCTGCGGATGCCTTCAGCCTTTCCTGGCACTCGGGATGTGACACCAG tgACCTGCCTTTGCCATGGACCCCGCTGTCGCGCCACTGCAGCAGCACTGATAAAAGCAGCTCCCTCGGGAGCATGGAAAGTCTGGATCAGCCCAGCCAGACGTACTACGAGGGCAGCCTCTCCCCCATCGACCAGGCCATGTACCAGAACAAACGCGACTCAGCCTACAGCTCCTTCTCCGCCAGCTCCAACACCTCCGACTCTGCCCTGCGGCCTGAGGAGAGCGGCTCTGCCGAATGCGCCCAGACGGGCCAACCGCTGGACCCCCGCTACCTGCAGACGGGCGGGGAAGGCGGCGAGCCGGCAGGCGGAGTGAGCCTGCACTGCCTCGGCCTCCGGCCGGCCTCCAGCACTCAGGCAAGCCCCTTCCTTGGCTTGGCCAAAGCTGCGGCCACCCCTCCTCAGCCCCCCGTGAGACAGGACAGCCTGCGGGCCTGCAACCCGGAGGCACCCCGGACGGATTCCCTGCACGCCAAGGGCCGGTGGGCCTCCGACACTTCCCTGTGTACGCGTAGCAGAGACCCCCGAGGGCCGGGCGGGCAGTCGGCCTCCGCCGGCCATACCAAAGAGCCTCTGTCCACTGACCAGTATTATCTGCTGAGCTCCCACACCGACCAGCATCCAGCCATGGAGAAGGGAGCGGCAAGCACCGAGGGCCTCTCTAAAGAGGACTGCGGGACAGTCGCCTTGGACGATCCGCCCACACCAGCAGACGGCACGGACCTGGAGGCCAAACTGGGCAGCCAGGAGGCCTGGAAAGGTTGGTCTGGACCCATGGGTCACAGGCACAGCGCTCCAGAGCAGCTGTTGGCTGCCCAGCTGAAAGCACTGAATGTAGCCCCTGGCCAGGAGGGCCCCCGCTGGACCGTCTCTCCGCTACACACGGCGCAAAAGAGCACCAGAGCTCCAGAGCTCTGGCAGGGtcgggatcacaatggccagagCACCCCTCTCCAGGCAGAAGAGCCGGGCCCTTGCCCAGCAGCCGTGGAGGGGTCCCGTTCTCCAAAGAGcagccaggcagggctggagagaCCCCGCAGTGCCTCAGCCGAGTTGGCCCCGTCTCTGCCGCTGCACCCTTCCGGAGACGCTGGCCCCGGCCTCCAGGCGGCCCCCAGCACGGAGGCGTTGGCGGAAGGGGAACGGGACCTCGAAGGGGGGCCGGCCGCCAGGAGGGGGCACCGCTCTGCCCAGATGCGCCGGCGCAGCGACCGCTTTGCCACCAACCTGCGGAATGAGATCCAGTGGCGGAAAGCCCAGCTGCAGAAGTCCAAAGGCTCCGCCGCGCTCTTGTGCGGGGAGCAGTCGGTGCAAGAGACGGAGGAGCCGGCCGACgtcccctctccccctgccccccctgccccccctgccccttcccctctgccccccGCAGTGGAGAGCAGGCCGCCCAGCTCGGCCCCCCTCCGAGAGACCCCCCCCAAGCGCTGGGGCTCTGAGCTGAGTGTGTTTGGGGGAGAGAGTGCTTCTCACAGCCCGAGCAGGACGGGGCCTCCGGCCCCAGAGCCCAGGTGGGCATCCCCTTTGCCAGAGCTCGAGCGGCCCCAGAGGGCTGTGCCACCGACGCCCGGGGGAGGGCGCCGGGGCCGCTGGCGATGGTCGCCAGAGCACAAGCTGCAGCCCCACGACGGGGGCCTGCCGGCGACAGAGCTGGCCTCCCCCTCGCGGCTCCCGGAGGAATCCGGCCTCCTGCCTTTCGCGGACAGGAGGCGCTTCTTTGAGGAGACCAGCAAGCCCCTGTCCTCTGCACACTTGAGCTCCCACCAGGGCCGGCTCGGGGTGCCGCAGCCCCCCCGGATGGAGGAGCAGAACGCCTTCCAGCCGTTCAGCTCCGAGCGCCGAGACCGGCGGCGCCACTCCGTCGACCAGTCCTACGGACCCCCGTCGTCGCCCCCCGTCTTCCCAGACTTCCGTGCAGATGCGCCCGGGATCTACAAGCCGCTGGCCCGGCACGGGGGGGACTGTGAGTGTTGGCGGCCCCCGCCCTGCTCGTTTGCCCCCCGAGAAGCCTGCGCCTACTGTTATGGGGACAGGTTCCCCCCACTGCTCCAGAGGAACGTGTCGGTGCCCTCCAGCCACTGTGCCCACCGCTGCCACCCTCGCCCCTGGAGCCGCTGCAGTGACTGCTGTTGCCCAGCCCAGCGCAAGCTCTTGGAGGACGGAGGCCCCTGGCAAGGCCGGAAGCCTTTTCAGATG GAATTTCCTGTGGATGAGTGGGAGCCCCCAGCAATAAACAGGAAGAGCAGCCAGTCAATGAG CGAGCTGGTGCAACACAAGATGGGCTTCGCAAGAGTCGGCCCCTTCTGGACCTGCTGCGAGACCGTGGAGCCGGAGTGGCCTCCGTTTTGCCGAAGCGGCTCCACTCGCAACCTCTCGTGGGACTGCGAAAGGCCGGGACGAGCTGCGGAGAGCCCGCCCTACGAGGAAGGCCCTGGCGAGACACACAGGCACCCCTTGCGCGAAAGGGCCTACTCTGAGAGCCACCTCTGCGTGGAGCGGGCCGGGGCTTCCGGAAGGGAGAAGCGAGAAGCCCCGCTGGCCAAGTTAGAGGAGACCGGACTGGAGTCGCCACCGCGCATGGCCCAAAAGAAGGGCCCGCCCCCTCCCAGGCCCCCGCCCCCAAACTGGGAGAAGTACCGCCCGCGTCGTGCCTCCCACAACCAGCTGCTTCTCCCCAAGGCTGGCCTGGCTGGCCGCCCAGAAGGCCCCGGGGCCCCTAGCCAGAGCGGTAACGAAGCAGCCCGGCAGCGGTCTCAGAGCCTGCCTCTCGAACAGGTGTGGAACGAGGCCGCCCGGCTGCAGCGCTATGCTGCAGGTTCGGATGCCCCTTTGCCTGGGGAGCAGGGCAACCTCCGCTACTACTGCCACAGCTCGCCACGTCGGACCCCTGAGTGGCCAACACCAGACACGAGCGAGAGGAGCGGGTCTTCCAG GCCAGCGAGTTccctggaggtggaggaggaggaggaggaggaggaggaggaggtagcagCACCGGAGCCCAcatgggaggaggagcagaacaGATCAGCCGGTCGAAACTCGGAGCAGCCGCCGGCCTGCACCCCCGGTCTGG cctccacGGAGCACGACTCTGCGCCGGAGGGTGCCGGAGGAGAGAGCTGCCCCCCACGCGTGGCCAGTGCAACGCTCCCCCTCCGCCTGAACTCGGCAGAGTTGATGAGGGACGTGGTGGGGAGGGACCGCTCCCTGGCCAGCGTGCTGAGCCCCACCCTAGGACTGGTGACAGCAGCCGAGGTGATGGGCGACCTCTTCTCTCCGGGCGAGTGCCCTGTGTGGAAGGGGCAGGATTGGGCGCCACAGGCAGAAGGCGTGGAACACTCCCAGAG GCCGCAGACCCGGCCCGTCTCCCCGACCTATGGGGGAGCCATCAGCCCCACCTCCTGCTCGGCCTATTACAACATGTCAGCAGGCAAAGCCGAGCTGCTGAACAAGATGAAGGAGCTGCCTGAGTCGGCTGCCGCCAgttcggaggaggaggagcttgacCACGACCTGGCCCGGAAGAAG GTGCAGCTGATCGAGAGCATCAGTCGGAAGCTGGCAGTGCTGCAGGAGGCCCAGCGGGGCCTGCAGGATGACGTGACCGCCAATGTGGCGCTGGGCAAAGAAGTAGAGAGCCACGTCAAGGGTGTTTGCAAGCCCCACGAGTTCGAGAAGTTCCGCCTCTTCATCGGAGACCTGGACAAAGTGGTcaacctgctgctctctctctcaggcaggcTGGCCCGGGTGGAGAACGCCCTTGGCGGCCTGGATTCCAATGCCCCGGAGGAGGAGAAG CTGGCCCTCCTGGAGAAGAAGCGGCAGCTGACGGCGCAGCTCGAAGACGCCAAAGAGCTGCAGGAGCACGTGGCTCGGCGGGAGCGTGTCGTCTTCGCCAGCGTGTCGCGCTGCCTGCCCGGCGAGCAGTTGCAGGACTACCAGCACTTCGTGCGCATGAAGTCGGCCCTCGCCATCCAGCAGCGGCAGCTGGACGACAAGATCAAGCTGGGCGAGGAACAGCTGCGCTGCTTGCGGGAGAGCTTGCGCCGGGCGCCCAGGGACTACTAG
- the SHROOM4 gene encoding protein Shroom4 isoform X1 produces the protein MERPSGQAQRAQPDAEPAQQQQQQQQTRLASRLLVSFQYVHVQLSGGAPWGFTLKGGLEHGEPLIVSKVEDGGKAALSQKMRSGDELVNINGTPLYGSRQEALILIKGSYRTLKMIIRRRNVPVIRPHSWHLAKLSEVRTEVATMHFPADAFSLSWHSGCDTSDLPLPWTPLSRHCSSTDKSSSLGSMESLDQPSQTYYEGSLSPIDQAMYQNKRDSAYSSFSASSNTSDSALRPEESGSAECAQTGQPLDPRYLQTGGEGGEPAGGVSLHCLGLRPASSTQASPFLGLAKAAATPPQPPVRQDSLRACNPEAPRTDSLHAKGRWASDTSLCTRSRDPRGPGGQSASAGHTKEPLSTDQYYLLSSHTDQHPAMEKGAASTEGLSKEDCGTVALDDPPTPADGTDLEAKLGSQEAWKGWSGPMGHRHSAPEQLLAAQLKALNVAPGQEGPRWTVSPLHTAQKSTRAPELWQGRDHNGQSTPLQAEEPGPCPAAVEGSRSPKSSQAGLERPRSASAELAPSLPLHPSGDAGPGLQAAPSTEALAEGERDLEGGPAARRGHRSAQMRRRSDRFATNLRNEIQWRKAQLQKSKGSAALLCGEQSVQETEEPADVPSPPAPPAPPAPSPLPPAVESRPPSSAPLRETPPKRWGSELSVFGGESASHSPSRTGPPAPEPRWASPLPELERPQRAVPPTPGGGRRGRWRWSPEHKLQPHDGGLPATELASPSRLPEESGLLPFADRRRFFEETSKPLSSAHLSSHQGRLGVPQPPRMEEQNAFQPFSSERRDRRRHSVDQSYGPPSSPPVFPDFRADAPGIYKPLARHGGDCECWRPPPCSFAPREACAYCYGDRFPPLLQRNVSVPSSHCAHRCHPRPWSRCSDCCCPAQRKLLEDGGPWQGRKPFQMEFPVDEWEPPAINRKSSQSMSELVQHKMGFARVGPFWTCCETVEPEWPPFCRSGSTRNLSWDCERPGRAAESPPYEEGPGETHRHPLRERAYSESHLCVERAGASGREKREAPLAKLEETGLESPPRMAQKKGPPPPRPPPPNWEKYRPRRASHNQLLLPKAGLAGRPEGPGAPSQSGNEAARQRSQSLPLEQVWNEAARLQRYAAGSDAPLPGEQGNLRYYCHSSPRRTPEWPTPDTSERSGSSRPASSLEVEEEEEEEEEEVAAPEPTWEEEQNRSAGRNSEQPPACTPGLASTEHDSAPEGAGGESCPPRVASATLPLRLNSAELMRDVVGRDRSLASVLSPTLGLVTAAEVMGDLFSPGECPVWKGQDWAPQAEGVEHSQRPQTRPVSPTYGGAISPTSCSAYYNMSAGKAELLNKMKELPESAAASSEEEELDHDLARKKVQLIESISRKLAVLQEAQRGLQDDVTANVALGKEVESHVKGVCKPHEFEKFRLFIGDLDKVVNLLLSLSGRLARVENALGGLDSNAPEEEKLALLEKKRQLTAQLEDAKELQEHVARRERVVFASVSRCLPGEQLQDYQHFVRMKSALAIQQRQLDDKIKLGEEQLRCLRESLRRAPRDY, from the exons GAGGAACGTGCCGGTCATCAGGCCCCACTCATGGCACCTGGCCAAGCTTTCCGAGGTCCGGACTGAGGTGGCCACCATGCACTTTCCTGCGGATGCCTTCAGCCTTTCCTGGCACTCGGGATGTGACACCAG tgACCTGCCTTTGCCATGGACCCCGCTGTCGCGCCACTGCAGCAGCACTGATAAAAGCAGCTCCCTCGGGAGCATGGAAAGTCTGGATCAGCCCAGCCAGACGTACTACGAGGGCAGCCTCTCCCCCATCGACCAGGCCATGTACCAGAACAAACGCGACTCAGCCTACAGCTCCTTCTCCGCCAGCTCCAACACCTCCGACTCTGCCCTGCGGCCTGAGGAGAGCGGCTCTGCCGAATGCGCCCAGACGGGCCAACCGCTGGACCCCCGCTACCTGCAGACGGGCGGGGAAGGCGGCGAGCCGGCAGGCGGAGTGAGCCTGCACTGCCTCGGCCTCCGGCCGGCCTCCAGCACTCAGGCAAGCCCCTTCCTTGGCTTGGCCAAAGCTGCGGCCACCCCTCCTCAGCCCCCCGTGAGACAGGACAGCCTGCGGGCCTGCAACCCGGAGGCACCCCGGACGGATTCCCTGCACGCCAAGGGCCGGTGGGCCTCCGACACTTCCCTGTGTACGCGTAGCAGAGACCCCCGAGGGCCGGGCGGGCAGTCGGCCTCCGCCGGCCATACCAAAGAGCCTCTGTCCACTGACCAGTATTATCTGCTGAGCTCCCACACCGACCAGCATCCAGCCATGGAGAAGGGAGCGGCAAGCACCGAGGGCCTCTCTAAAGAGGACTGCGGGACAGTCGCCTTGGACGATCCGCCCACACCAGCAGACGGCACGGACCTGGAGGCCAAACTGGGCAGCCAGGAGGCCTGGAAAGGTTGGTCTGGACCCATGGGTCACAGGCACAGCGCTCCAGAGCAGCTGTTGGCTGCCCAGCTGAAAGCACTGAATGTAGCCCCTGGCCAGGAGGGCCCCCGCTGGACCGTCTCTCCGCTACACACGGCGCAAAAGAGCACCAGAGCTCCAGAGCTCTGGCAGGGtcgggatcacaatggccagagCACCCCTCTCCAGGCAGAAGAGCCGGGCCCTTGCCCAGCAGCCGTGGAGGGGTCCCGTTCTCCAAAGAGcagccaggcagggctggagagaCCCCGCAGTGCCTCAGCCGAGTTGGCCCCGTCTCTGCCGCTGCACCCTTCCGGAGACGCTGGCCCCGGCCTCCAGGCGGCCCCCAGCACGGAGGCGTTGGCGGAAGGGGAACGGGACCTCGAAGGGGGGCCGGCCGCCAGGAGGGGGCACCGCTCTGCCCAGATGCGCCGGCGCAGCGACCGCTTTGCCACCAACCTGCGGAATGAGATCCAGTGGCGGAAAGCCCAGCTGCAGAAGTCCAAAGGCTCCGCCGCGCTCTTGTGCGGGGAGCAGTCGGTGCAAGAGACGGAGGAGCCGGCCGACgtcccctctccccctgccccccctgccccccctgccccttcccctctgccccccGCAGTGGAGAGCAGGCCGCCCAGCTCGGCCCCCCTCCGAGAGACCCCCCCCAAGCGCTGGGGCTCTGAGCTGAGTGTGTTTGGGGGAGAGAGTGCTTCTCACAGCCCGAGCAGGACGGGGCCTCCGGCCCCAGAGCCCAGGTGGGCATCCCCTTTGCCAGAGCTCGAGCGGCCCCAGAGGGCTGTGCCACCGACGCCCGGGGGAGGGCGCCGGGGCCGCTGGCGATGGTCGCCAGAGCACAAGCTGCAGCCCCACGACGGGGGCCTGCCGGCGACAGAGCTGGCCTCCCCCTCGCGGCTCCCGGAGGAATCCGGCCTCCTGCCTTTCGCGGACAGGAGGCGCTTCTTTGAGGAGACCAGCAAGCCCCTGTCCTCTGCACACTTGAGCTCCCACCAGGGCCGGCTCGGGGTGCCGCAGCCCCCCCGGATGGAGGAGCAGAACGCCTTCCAGCCGTTCAGCTCCGAGCGCCGAGACCGGCGGCGCCACTCCGTCGACCAGTCCTACGGACCCCCGTCGTCGCCCCCCGTCTTCCCAGACTTCCGTGCAGATGCGCCCGGGATCTACAAGCCGCTGGCCCGGCACGGGGGGGACTGTGAGTGTTGGCGGCCCCCGCCCTGCTCGTTTGCCCCCCGAGAAGCCTGCGCCTACTGTTATGGGGACAGGTTCCCCCCACTGCTCCAGAGGAACGTGTCGGTGCCCTCCAGCCACTGTGCCCACCGCTGCCACCCTCGCCCCTGGAGCCGCTGCAGTGACTGCTGTTGCCCAGCCCAGCGCAAGCTCTTGGAGGACGGAGGCCCCTGGCAAGGCCGGAAGCCTTTTCAGATG GAATTTCCTGTGGATGAGTGGGAGCCCCCAGCAATAAACAGGAAGAGCAGCCAGTCAATGAG CGAGCTGGTGCAACACAAGATGGGCTTCGCAAGAGTCGGCCCCTTCTGGACCTGCTGCGAGACCGTGGAGCCGGAGTGGCCTCCGTTTTGCCGAAGCGGCTCCACTCGCAACCTCTCGTGGGACTGCGAAAGGCCGGGACGAGCTGCGGAGAGCCCGCCCTACGAGGAAGGCCCTGGCGAGACACACAGGCACCCCTTGCGCGAAAGGGCCTACTCTGAGAGCCACCTCTGCGTGGAGCGGGCCGGGGCTTCCGGAAGGGAGAAGCGAGAAGCCCCGCTGGCCAAGTTAGAGGAGACCGGACTGGAGTCGCCACCGCGCATGGCCCAAAAGAAGGGCCCGCCCCCTCCCAGGCCCCCGCCCCCAAACTGGGAGAAGTACCGCCCGCGTCGTGCCTCCCACAACCAGCTGCTTCTCCCCAAGGCTGGCCTGGCTGGCCGCCCAGAAGGCCCCGGGGCCCCTAGCCAGAGCGGTAACGAAGCAGCCCGGCAGCGGTCTCAGAGCCTGCCTCTCGAACAGGTGTGGAACGAGGCCGCCCGGCTGCAGCGCTATGCTGCAGGTTCGGATGCCCCTTTGCCTGGGGAGCAGGGCAACCTCCGCTACTACTGCCACAGCTCGCCACGTCGGACCCCTGAGTGGCCAACACCAGACACGAGCGAGAGGAGCGGGTCTTCCAG GCCAGCGAGTTccctggaggtggaggaggaggaggaggaggaggaggaggaggtagcagCACCGGAGCCCAcatgggaggaggagcagaacaGATCAGCCGGTCGAAACTCGGAGCAGCCGCCGGCCTGCACCCCCGGTCTGG cctccacGGAGCACGACTCTGCGCCGGAGGGTGCCGGAGGAGAGAGCTGCCCCCCACGCGTGGCCAGTGCAACGCTCCCCCTCCGCCTGAACTCGGCAGAGTTGATGAGGGACGTGGTGGGGAGGGACCGCTCCCTGGCCAGCGTGCTGAGCCCCACCCTAGGACTGGTGACAGCAGCCGAGGTGATGGGCGACCTCTTCTCTCCGGGCGAGTGCCCTGTGTGGAAGGGGCAGGATTGGGCGCCACAGGCAGAAGGCGTGGAACACTCCCAGAG GCCGCAGACCCGGCCCGTCTCCCCGACCTATGGGGGAGCCATCAGCCCCACCTCCTGCTCGGCCTATTACAACATGTCAGCAGGCAAAGCCGAGCTGCTGAACAAGATGAAGGAGCTGCCTGAGTCGGCTGCCGCCAgttcggaggaggaggagcttgacCACGACCTGGCCCGGAAGAAG GTGCAGCTGATCGAGAGCATCAGTCGGAAGCTGGCAGTGCTGCAGGAGGCCCAGCGGGGCCTGCAGGATGACGTGACCGCCAATGTGGCGCTGGGCAAAGAAGTAGAGAGCCACGTCAAGGGTGTTTGCAAGCCCCACGAGTTCGAGAAGTTCCGCCTCTTCATCGGAGACCTGGACAAAGTGGTcaacctgctgctctctctctcaggcaggcTGGCCCGGGTGGAGAACGCCCTTGGCGGCCTGGATTCCAATGCCCCGGAGGAGGAGAAG CTGGCCCTCCTGGAGAAGAAGCGGCAGCTGACGGCGCAGCTCGAAGACGCCAAAGAGCTGCAGGAGCACGTGGCTCGGCGGGAGCGTGTCGTCTTCGCCAGCGTGTCGCGCTGCCTGCCCGGCGAGCAGTTGCAGGACTACCAGCACTTCGTGCGCATGAAGTCGGCCCTCGCCATCCAGCAGCGGCAGCTGGACGACAAGATCAAGCTGGGCGAGGAACAGCTGCGCTGCTTGCGGGAGAGCTTGCGCCGGGCGCCCAGGGACTACTAG